The Chryseobacterium suipulveris genome window below encodes:
- a CDS encoding polysaccharide deacetylase family protein, which produces MKHYFNIGFLIILLLILAALKVEFWIFLIPILIFLVVLFIGVYNIRFNYFLKSYHQNSTLKEKKIALTFDDGPTEFTPHFLTLLKTFDQKATFFCIGKQIEKHPEIFRQIIEEGHEIGNHTFSHSNKTGFLSTQNMTNEILRNGETIFHQGKIRTDLYRPPFGITNPNIAKAIKKTGKKSIGWNIRSFDTAINSEEKILNRILPKVKPGSVILLHDTSEKSANVLEKLLVFLQQNAYESISVSELYNFKK; this is translated from the coding sequence ATGAAACATTATTTCAACATCGGTTTCCTCATTATTCTGCTGTTGATTTTGGCCGCACTGAAAGTTGAATTCTGGATTTTCCTTATTCCTATTCTGATTTTTCTCGTGGTACTTTTCATTGGGGTTTACAATATCCGGTTCAATTATTTCCTGAAATCTTATCATCAAAATTCAACTTTAAAGGAAAAGAAAATCGCACTGACTTTCGATGATGGACCAACCGAATTTACGCCGCACTTTTTGACATTGTTAAAAACCTTTGACCAAAAAGCCACTTTTTTCTGCATCGGGAAACAGATCGAAAAACATCCTGAAATCTTCAGACAAATCATCGAAGAAGGCCACGAAATTGGGAATCACACGTTTTCGCATTCCAACAAAACGGGGTTTCTTTCTACCCAAAATATGACTAACGAAATCCTGAGAAACGGCGAAACTATTTTCCATCAAGGAAAAATCAGAACAGATTTGTACCGACCACCTTTCGGAATCACCAATCCGAATATTGCGAAAGCGATTAAGAAAACCGGCAAAAAATCCATCGGCTGGAATATTCGCTCGTTTGATACCGCCATTAATTCCGAAGAAAAAATCCTGAACCGAATTCTACCGAAAGTAAAACCGGGAAGCGTAATCCTGCTTCATGACACGAGCGAAAAATCTGCAAACGTGTTGGAAAAATTATTGGTATTTTTGCAGCAGAATGCTTACGAAAGTATTTCTGTAAGTGAACTTTATAATTTTAAAAAATGA
- a CDS encoding BtrH N-terminal domain-containing protein produces the protein MKVDFEHHQTAHCENGVASNLLRNKGIEISEPMIFGIGSGLFFVYLPFLKVNFSPGFSYRPMPGTIFSKAAKRLGIKIKREKFSDSKKAQQRLEENLKSNNPTGLQVGVFNLTYFPEEYKFHFNAHNLVVYGKENGKFLISDPVMDFVTELSEAELEKVRFAKGALSPKGHMYYPIYVPENLHLEEAIKKGIRETCNKMLAPVPLIGVKAIRWVARNIPKWAEKKGAKTTNHYLGQLIRMQEEIGTGGGGFRYIYGAFLQEAADVLQNEKLRELSKEITEIGDLWRDFAVDIARVYKNRNSKSDIYNHLSKSMLHIADLEEAFYKKLKKAI, from the coding sequence ATGAAAGTAGATTTTGAACATCACCAAACGGCACACTGCGAAAACGGCGTAGCTTCGAACTTACTCAGAAACAAAGGGATAGAAATCAGCGAACCGATGATTTTCGGGATCGGATCGGGTTTGTTTTTTGTGTACCTCCCTTTTCTTAAAGTTAATTTTTCGCCTGGTTTCAGCTACCGACCGATGCCTGGAACAATTTTTTCTAAGGCGGCTAAACGTTTGGGAATCAAGATCAAGAGAGAAAAATTTTCAGACTCGAAAAAGGCGCAGCAAAGACTTGAAGAAAACCTCAAAAGCAATAATCCGACCGGTTTGCAGGTCGGCGTTTTCAACCTCACCTATTTTCCTGAAGAATATAAATTCCACTTCAATGCCCACAATCTCGTGGTGTATGGAAAAGAAAACGGCAAATTCCTGATCAGCGATCCCGTGATGGATTTCGTGACGGAGCTTTCCGAAGCCGAACTCGAAAAAGTGCGTTTCGCAAAAGGCGCGCTTTCGCCGAAAGGTCATATGTACTACCCAATTTACGTTCCCGAAAATCTTCATTTGGAAGAAGCCATCAAAAAAGGAATCCGCGAAACCTGCAATAAAATGCTCGCTCCAGTTCCTTTAATCGGCGTGAAAGCGATTCGTTGGGTAGCGAGAAATATCCCGAAATGGGCAGAAAAAAAAGGTGCAAAAACCACCAATCACTATCTCGGTCAGCTCATCCGAATGCAGGAAGAAATCGGAACCGGCGGTGGTGGATTCCGATATATTTATGGCGCATTTCTTCAGGAAGCTGCAGATGTTCTTCAGAATGAAAAGCTACGTGAACTCTCAAAAGAAATTACTGAAATCGGTGATCTGTGGCGGGATTTTGCGGTTGATATCGCACGAGTTTATAAAAACCGAAACTCGAAATCCGACATTTACAACCACCTCTCAAAATCGATGCTCCACATTGCAGATCTGGAGGAAGCTTTCTACAAGAAACTGAAAAAGGCGATTTAG
- a CDS encoding 3-hydroxyacyl-ACP dehydratase has product MILEDFYTLKSISEQEPGNFLAQISLNKNHEIFKGHFPGNPVTPGVCMMQIVKDLTENILQQKLFLNSASNVKFMAIINPEENPDLDIELLISQNGDEVKVRNTSSFGGTIALKMSVNYKLI; this is encoded by the coding sequence ATGATTCTGGAAGATTTCTATACGTTAAAAAGTATAAGCGAGCAAGAGCCGGGAAATTTCCTGGCTCAAATATCGCTGAACAAAAACCACGAAATCTTTAAGGGACATTTCCCAGGAAATCCTGTGACTCCCGGAGTTTGCATGATGCAGATTGTAAAGGATTTGACTGAAAATATTCTTCAGCAAAAACTATTTCTCAACTCGGCTTCGAATGTGAAGTTTATGGCGATCATCAATCCGGAGGAAAACCCCGACCTTGATATTGAACTCCTTATTTCCCAAAACGGCGACGAGGTGAAAGTGAGAAACACGTCTTCTTTTGGCGGGACTATTGCATTGAAAATGTCGGTGAACTATAAACTCATTTAG
- a CDS encoding LolA family protein, with the protein MKKHIAVVLVFLSVFGFSQTKMSDAEVKSFVAKVSSENKNMQSLQSDFVQTKKMDFLNKDIVTSGKMALKTPNQLSWKYTKPYQYSVVFQNNKIYINDQGKKSSVDAKSKMFEKINKLIVGTSGGNLFNDPEFTVQYFKNGSNKIARFTPKSAQLLRYIKQVDLTFAENQTTVSQVNMLEASGDTTTITFKNTKINAAIPAEAFSL; encoded by the coding sequence ATGAAAAAACATATAGCGGTCGTTCTTGTTTTTCTGTCGGTTTTCGGATTCTCGCAAACCAAAATGAGCGATGCGGAAGTGAAAAGTTTTGTGGCAAAAGTTTCCTCAGAAAATAAAAATATGCAGTCGCTGCAAAGTGATTTTGTGCAGACCAAAAAAATGGATTTCCTAAACAAAGACATCGTCACCTCTGGAAAAATGGCGCTGAAAACACCGAACCAACTCAGCTGGAAATATACCAAACCGTACCAGTACAGCGTGGTTTTCCAGAATAATAAAATCTACATCAACGATCAGGGAAAAAAATCTTCGGTCGATGCAAAAAGCAAGATGTTTGAAAAAATCAACAAACTGATTGTGGGAACTTCTGGCGGAAATCTTTTCAATGACCCCGAATTTACGGTACAATATTTCAAAAACGGCTCCAACAAAATTGCACGTTTTACCCCGAAATCGGCACAGCTTCTGCGATACATAAAACAGGTGGATCTGACTTTTGCCGAAAACCAAACCACCGTTTCGCAAGTCAATATGTTGGAAGCTTCAGGCGACACGACGACGATCACCTTCAAAAATACCAAGATCAATGCGGCAATTCCTGCGGAAGCTTTTTCTCTTTAG
- a CDS encoding ABC transporter permease: MLYKLWRAIWKEILLLKRDIGGIVIIFVMPLVLIITITLIQDSSFKSLEGSKMPMILVDNDKGEISQTIINELKAGKTFEIVSKNYDENTAKKAVYNGEYQLAIVIPKDLSNDLNAHINQKVEEIVSQFGAEVQQNTSLQQIKIPENKEIHLYFDPATNPGFKSGIINTVDKMIFKIENKKIYKAFQEQLGTGEDLDNSKNFITYKEVTPKAEDNFILPNSVQHNVPAWALFAIFFIVVPLSINLVKEKNQGTIIRLNSSPTPYFIHVLGKTFTYLVICIIQFLLMVAVGIYLFPYFDLPVFEVGGKLAAMLFVTFFAGLGAIGIGVLLGTLAETQEQSAPFGATSVVILAAIGGIWVPVFMMPEFMQLVSKFSPMNWGLNAYYDIILRNSGIQGVLKYCGMLFLFYLVMVSIALIYEKRKNAS, translated from the coding sequence ATGCTGTATAAACTTTGGCGCGCAATATGGAAGGAAATCCTTTTGCTGAAAAGGGATATCGGCGGAATCGTGATTATTTTCGTGATGCCGCTCGTTCTCATCATCACCATTACGCTGATTCAGGATTCATCGTTCAAATCGCTGGAAGGTTCGAAAATGCCGATGATTCTTGTGGACAACGACAAAGGAGAAATTTCCCAAACCATTATTAATGAATTGAAGGCGGGGAAAACTTTCGAAATCGTCTCGAAAAACTATGATGAAAATACTGCCAAAAAAGCAGTGTACAACGGCGAATATCAACTGGCAATCGTGATCCCGAAAGATTTATCGAATGATCTGAATGCGCACATCAACCAAAAAGTTGAGGAAATCGTGAGTCAGTTTGGTGCGGAAGTTCAGCAAAACACTTCTTTACAGCAAATCAAGATTCCCGAAAACAAAGAAATCCATCTCTATTTCGATCCCGCGACAAACCCAGGTTTCAAAAGCGGAATCATCAATACGGTGGATAAAATGATCTTTAAGATCGAGAACAAAAAAATCTACAAAGCGTTTCAGGAGCAGCTCGGAACGGGGGAAGATCTCGACAACAGCAAGAATTTCATCACTTACAAAGAAGTCACTCCTAAAGCTGAAGACAACTTCATTCTCCCCAATTCTGTGCAGCACAATGTTCCAGCGTGGGCTTTGTTTGCGATATTTTTCATCGTGGTTCCGCTTTCCATTAACCTTGTTAAAGAAAAAAATCAGGGCACGATCATTCGGTTGAATTCTTCGCCGACTCCTTATTTCATCCATGTTTTGGGAAAAACTTTTACGTATCTTGTCATCTGCATCATTCAGTTTTTGCTGATGGTTGCGGTAGGAATTTACCTTTTTCCGTATTTTGACCTTCCTGTTTTTGAGGTAGGCGGAAAATTAGCGGCAATGCTTTTCGTGACCTTTTTTGCGGGATTAGGCGCGATCGGAATTGGTGTTTTGCTGGGAACTTTGGCAGAAACACAGGAGCAGTCAGCTCCTTTTGGCGCGACAAGTGTGGTGATTTTGGCAGCAATTGGCGGAATCTGGGTTCCCGTTTTTATGATGCCCGAATTTATGCAGCTCGTCTCTAAATTTTCGCCGATGAATTGGGGATTAAATGCGTATTATGACATCATCCTCAGAAATAGCGGAATACAGGGCGTTCTGAAATATTGCGGAATGTTGTTTTTGTTTTATTTGGTGATGGTTTCCATTGCGTTGATTTATGAAAAAAGAAAAAATGCATCCTGA
- a CDS encoding acyl-CoA thioesterase, whose product MHPDKELKFSETVRVRFNETDPLGIVWHGHYIVYFEDGREAFGRHFGLSYLDIQRNGFVTPIVKSTCEHFLPLKYGETFRIETTFVNSISAKMIFRYELFNEANQLVCSGETVQVFLDNEGNLQLYNPEFFQKWKEKMGIS is encoded by the coding sequence ATGCATCCTGATAAAGAACTGAAATTTTCTGAAACAGTGCGCGTTCGTTTCAACGAGACCGATCCGCTCGGAATTGTGTGGCACGGTCACTATATCGTGTATTTCGAGGACGGCAGAGAAGCGTTCGGAAGACATTTCGGACTTTCTTACCTCGACATTCAGCGGAACGGATTTGTAACCCCGATTGTGAAAAGTACCTGCGAACATTTTCTTCCGTTAAAATATGGCGAGACTTTCAGGATTGAAACGACTTTCGTGAATTCTATTTCAGCCAAAATGATTTTCAGATATGAACTTTTCAATGAAGCTAATCAATTGGTTTGTTCAGGCGAAACAGTTCAGGTTTTCTTGGATAATGAGGGAAATCTACAATTATATAATCCAGAATTTTTCCAGAAATGGAAGGAGAAAATGGGAATTTCGTAG
- a CDS encoding ABC transporter ATP-binding protein, with amino-acid sequence MPESIIKIQNLYKKYKNADDFSVNNISLNIEENEIFGILGPNGAGKTTLISMLCGLLKPTAGTYTINSLSPKNNRTKIQRQIGIVPQEYALYPTLTARENLMFFGSLYGLKHKVLHSKIENALQRVGLENFANRKIDNFSGGMKRRCNLIAGIMHEPKVLFLDEPTVGVDVQSRNVIIEYLQELNKNGTTIIYTSHHLQEAEEFCTKIAIIDHGRIYAIGSPKELIAQTENAKNLEDVFIALTGKELRDAV; translated from the coding sequence GTGCCCGAATCTATTATCAAAATCCAAAACCTTTACAAGAAGTACAAAAACGCAGATGATTTTTCTGTGAACAATATTTCTTTAAATATCGAGGAAAACGAGATTTTCGGAATCCTCGGTCCCAACGGCGCAGGAAAAACCACGCTGATTTCGATGCTTTGCGGATTGCTAAAACCCACTGCAGGAACCTACACCATCAACAGTCTTTCCCCTAAAAATAACAGAACGAAAATCCAGCGACAAATCGGAATTGTTCCGCAGGAATATGCGCTTTATCCAACTTTAACCGCTAGAGAAAACCTTATGTTCTTCGGAAGTTTGTATGGTTTAAAACATAAAGTTTTGCATTCCAAAATCGAAAATGCACTTCAACGTGTCGGATTGGAAAATTTCGCCAACAGAAAAATCGACAATTTTTCCGGAGGAATGAAGCGACGCTGCAACCTTATCGCAGGAATTATGCACGAACCGAAAGTTCTGTTTCTCGACGAACCTACCGTCGGCGTCGATGTGCAGTCGCGAAACGTAATCATCGAATATTTGCAGGAGCTTAATAAAAATGGTACTACGATCATCTACACTTCTCACCATTTGCAGGAAGCAGAGGAGTTCTGCACCAAAATCGCCATCATCGACCACGGAAGAATCTACGCCATCGGAAGTCCAAAAGAACTGATCGCGCAAACCGAAAACGCCAAGAATTTAGAAGACGTTTTCATTGCATTAACTGGTAAAGAATTACGGGATGCTGTATAA
- a CDS encoding 3-oxoacyl-ACP synthase, with protein sequence MKTEKTCIIENSKIILDNEIIFENQSDSFPEFAKSAYKHFDVNYPKFHKMDELSKLAFLGAEIILKNEENKDTALVFANRSSSLDTDFKYQQTINSAEEYFPSPAVFVYTLPNICIGEIAIKHQLQTENVFFVLDEFDEDFVNSYAEQILVSQKAEKVLCGWVELFQNSYKGFVYLLSLT encoded by the coding sequence ATGAAAACCGAAAAAACCTGCATCATCGAAAATTCAAAAATAATTCTGGACAACGAAATTATTTTTGAGAACCAATCCGATTCTTTTCCGGAATTTGCGAAATCGGCGTACAAACATTTCGATGTCAATTATCCGAAATTCCATAAAATGGACGAGTTGAGCAAACTCGCTTTTCTGGGTGCAGAAATCATTCTCAAAAATGAAGAAAACAAAGACACCGCGCTGGTTTTCGCCAACCGATCTTCGAGTTTGGACACCGATTTCAAGTACCAGCAAACCATCAATTCGGCGGAGGAATATTTCCCAAGTCCCGCTGTTTTCGTCTATACGCTTCCCAACATCTGCATCGGCGAAATCGCCATCAAACATCAGCTGCAAACGGAAAATGTCTTTTTTGTTTTGGATGAATTCGATGAGGATTTTGTCAACAGTTACGCCGAACAGATTTTGGTTTCGCAAAAAGCGGAAAAAGTTTTGTGCGGTTGGGTGGAATTGTTCCAAAATAGTTACAAAGGATTTGTATATTTGCTATCTTTAACATAA
- a CDS encoding outer membrane beta-barrel protein, with protein sequence MKKFYLLFLVVCGFAANAQVTFNPGLRAGANFSHYSGSTDNFFFWDNWYSSPTPTSFKSRTDFYVGFQGNIRFTKYYGLQPEIVYSRQGSKVESEGKNGEIKVSYLSLQMVNKFYMDKFNIHAGPTIDFVVDKNTNINDGETDLGFLLGVGYDITENIGIEGRVKRGIIPVFSYDGNHSNVVFQAGVYYTFKLKQ encoded by the coding sequence ATGAAAAAGTTTTATCTTTTATTTTTAGTGGTATGTGGCTTTGCAGCCAATGCACAGGTGACTTTCAACCCAGGACTTAGAGCGGGTGCCAATTTCTCGCACTATTCCGGAAGTACCGACAATTTCTTCTTTTGGGACAACTGGTATTCGTCGCCGACACCAACTTCGTTTAAAAGCCGTACCGATTTCTACGTCGGATTTCAGGGAAACATCCGCTTTACGAAATACTATGGACTGCAGCCGGAAATCGTGTATTCACGACAGGGAAGTAAGGTAGAATCCGAAGGAAAAAACGGAGAAATCAAAGTTTCATACCTCTCGCTTCAAATGGTGAACAAATTCTATATGGACAAGTTCAACATCCACGCAGGTCCGACCATCGATTTCGTGGTTGACAAAAATACCAATATCAACGATGGCGAAACAGACCTTGGTTTCCTTTTGGGTGTTGGTTACGACATTACGGAAAATATCGGAATCGAAGGACGCGTGAAACGTGGAATCATCCCGGTTTTCAGCTATGATGGGAACCATTCGAACGTAGTTTTCCAGGCGGGAGTTTACTACACCTTTAAGCTGAAGCAGTAA
- a CDS encoding beta-ketoacyl-[acyl-carrier-protein] synthase family protein — protein sequence MSHQVAITGMGIISCIGNNVEENFSSLINSRHGISEIEILETNRRGTLNTGEIKLTNEELTTILQIPENHNFTRTTLLGMVAAKEAVESAGITDINSGKTGLISSTSVGGMDVTEKYFYEYRHLPEKQKFIQSHDAGYSSEAIAEFLGLKGMVSTISTACSSAANAIMMGAKLIKSGVLDRVIVGGTDALSKFTLNGFSSLMIVTDTFNTPFDQNRKGLNLGEAAAFLVLESEESVKKSGKKVLAYLSGYGNANDAHHQTASSENGEGAFLAMEKAMKISGLKNSEIDYINVHGTATPNNDLSEGIALQRIFGEGKVPDFSSTKAFTGHTLAAAAAIEAVYSILAMQHNVVFPNLNFKTKMEEFDLVPITKVKSKEINHVLSNSFGFGGNCSTLIFSKS from the coding sequence ATGAGTCACCAAGTTGCCATTACCGGAATGGGCATCATTTCCTGCATCGGAAACAATGTGGAGGAAAATTTCAGCTCGCTCATCAATTCCAGACATGGCATTTCCGAGATTGAAATTCTGGAGACCAACCGTCGCGGAACTCTCAATACAGGTGAGATCAAACTCACCAACGAAGAACTCACGACAATTCTTCAAATTCCTGAAAACCATAATTTTACACGCACCACTCTACTTGGAATGGTTGCCGCAAAAGAAGCGGTAGAAAGCGCAGGAATCACCGATATCAATTCCGGAAAAACAGGATTGATTTCTTCCACAAGTGTCGGCGGAATGGACGTTACCGAAAAATACTTCTACGAATACCGCCATCTTCCCGAGAAACAGAAATTCATCCAGTCGCACGATGCAGGATATTCCTCCGAAGCAATTGCAGAGTTTTTGGGATTAAAGGGTATGGTTTCAACAATCAGTACCGCCTGTTCATCGGCTGCAAACGCGATTATGATGGGCGCGAAACTCATCAAATCAGGTGTTCTCGACCGGGTAATTGTCGGCGGAACCGATGCACTTTCGAAATTTACCTTGAACGGTTTCAGCAGCTTGATGATTGTAACCGACACTTTTAATACTCCTTTTGACCAAAACCGAAAAGGTCTGAATCTCGGTGAAGCAGCTGCATTCCTTGTTTTGGAATCTGAGGAAAGTGTGAAAAAGTCAGGTAAGAAAGTCTTGGCGTATCTTTCAGGTTATGGCAATGCAAACGATGCGCACCATCAAACCGCGTCATCGGAAAATGGTGAAGGTGCATTTCTCGCGATGGAAAAAGCGATGAAAATCTCAGGACTAAAAAATTCAGAAATCGACTATATCAATGTTCACGGAACGGCGACTCCCAACAACGATTTGTCAGAAGGAATCGCGCTGCAAAGAATTTTTGGCGAGGGAAAAGTTCCCGACTTCAGTTCCACAAAAGCTTTCACGGGTCATACTTTGGCGGCAGCTGCGGCGATTGAGGCGGTGTACTCGATTTTGGCAATGCAGCACAATGTCGTTTTCCCGAACCTGAATTTCAAAACAAAAATGGAAGAATTTGATTTAGTGCCAATTACGAAAGTAAAATCGAAAGAAATCAACCATGTCTTATCGAACTCTTTCGGATTTGGCGGAAACTGTTCAACCCTAATTTTCTCGAAATCATGA
- a CDS encoding transcriptional regulator, with protein sequence MKNGDRVLISPQVTGRPDWIEGTVIQVENNPFVGIVITAKSDDGETFFEKEYLFKKVELCTR encoded by the coding sequence ATGAAAAACGGCGATCGAGTTTTAATTTCCCCGCAAGTTACAGGACGCCCCGATTGGATCGAGGGAACTGTGATACAGGTTGAAAACAATCCTTTTGTCGGAATTGTAATAACGGCAAAATCTGATGATGGAGAAACTTTTTTTGAAAAAGAATATCTGTTCAAGAAAGTGGAATTATGTACGCGATAG
- a CDS encoding beta-ketoacyl synthase N-terminal-like domain-containing protein, whose amino-acid sequence MKPVFVNSAVCISAQNTLAEDVFAELKLPERTNLLNAIEPSYKEFITPGLIRRMSKVVKMSSVAAQKSLQEAEVENPDAIIVGTGMGCSEDSEKFLKNLIENGEEFLTPTYFIQSTHNTVAGQIALSIPCHSYNFTYVNCGSSFEFSLLDAKLQLENGEAQNCLVGGTDVIADHTEELYELNKTIKAKNEIPENLLDSKTEGVVWGNGSAFFVLENEKSESSYSQLVDISIVNILEKSEIKNFINDFLTKNNLENSEIDAVIFGFSGDHDSDNFYREAQQLFENSPQLYFKHLCGEFNTAAAFAFFMANQILKKQEIPELIKINNFEKKEIRNILIYNNFFGKEHSLVLLKKP is encoded by the coding sequence ATGAAACCCGTTTTTGTAAATAGCGCGGTGTGTATTTCGGCGCAAAATACTTTGGCGGAAGATGTTTTCGCAGAACTGAAACTTCCTGAACGAACAAATCTTCTGAATGCGATCGAACCGTCATATAAAGAATTTATAACACCCGGACTGATTCGAAGAATGTCGAAAGTCGTGAAAATGAGTTCGGTTGCCGCACAGAAATCTTTGCAGGAAGCGGAAGTCGAAAATCCTGACGCGATCATCGTGGGAACAGGAATGGGTTGCTCCGAAGATTCAGAAAAATTCCTGAAAAATCTCATCGAAAACGGTGAAGAATTCCTGACGCCCACTTATTTCATACAGTCCACACACAACACTGTTGCTGGACAAATCGCGCTTTCGATTCCGTGTCATTCCTATAATTTCACTTATGTAAACTGCGGTTCGTCGTTTGAATTTTCACTGCTTGATGCAAAACTTCAGCTTGAAAACGGTGAAGCGCAAAACTGTCTGGTCGGCGGAACCGACGTGATTGCCGATCACACCGAAGAACTGTACGAACTCAACAAAACCATCAAAGCAAAAAACGAGATTCCCGAGAATCTTTTGGACTCAAAAACCGAAGGCGTTGTTTGGGGAAACGGTTCGGCTTTCTTCGTTCTGGAAAATGAAAAAAGTGAATCTTCGTATTCGCAACTTGTTGATATTTCGATTGTTAATATTTTAGAAAAGAGCGAAATCAAGAATTTCATCAATGATTTTCTAACCAAAAACAATCTGGAAAATTCAGAAATCGATGCCGTGATTTTTGGTTTCAGTGGAGATCACGACTCAGATAATTTCTATAGAGAAGCTCAGCAACTGTTTGAAAATTCTCCGCAGCTCTACTTCAAGCATTTGTGTGGCGAATTCAATACCGCAGCTGCTTTTGCGTTTTTTATGGCGAACCAAATTCTGAAAAAACAGGAGATTCCCGAACTGATAAAAATCAATAATTTTGAGAAAAAAGAAATTCGCAACATTCTGATTTACAATAATTTTTTCGGAAAAGAACACAGTTTGGTTTTGCTGAAAAAGCCCTAA
- a CDS encoding phosphopantetheine-binding protein — protein MDNLKEELKHKIIEVLNLEDVSADEIKTDAPLFGGGLGLDSIDALELIVLLDKEYGIKLSDPKKGKEIFESIDTMAKFIEENRTK, from the coding sequence ATGGACAATCTTAAAGAAGAATTAAAACATAAAATCATCGAAGTACTCAATCTGGAAGATGTTTCCGCGGACGAAATTAAAACCGACGCACCACTTTTCGGCGGCGGTTTAGGTCTGGATTCTATCGATGCTTTGGAACTTATTGTACTTTTGGACAAGGAATACGGCATTAAACTTTCTGACCCTAAAAAGGGAAAAGAGATTTTCGAATCGATCGACACGATGGCAAAATTTATCGAGGAAAACCGCACAAAATAA
- a CDS encoding beta-ketoacyl synthase N-terminal-like domain-containing protein, whose translation MSQKKVYITDSNCITPLGFDVGSNFDALLNGESGIRKHHLFENQNPFFASVINDETLNQKFIQEFEDQEFTRLEKMLLLSLNALVQNHEITEKTAFILSTTKGNISALQNQKQLPESVYLSNLAKKIADFFAFKSKPIIVSNACVSGVLAVSVAKNLIRSGKFENAFVAAADEVSEFVVSGFNSFQAMSANPCKPYDESRDGITLGEAAAAVFITSELSQNEKFSFEILGDSSINDANHISGPSRTGEGLFQSISNAVKEAKILPEEIDFISAHGTATIYNDEMEAFALNRIGLQHVPLNSLKGFYGHCLGVSGLLETVISMESALRNTLIKSVNFEKLGTTQEINVINENQSAEIKTILKTASGFGGCNSAVILRR comes from the coding sequence ATGAGTCAGAAAAAAGTTTACATCACCGATTCCAACTGCATCACTCCGTTAGGATTCGATGTGGGAAGTAATTTCGATGCTTTGTTAAATGGTGAATCTGGAATTCGGAAACATCACCTATTTGAAAATCAAAATCCTTTTTTTGCTTCGGTCATTAATGATGAAACTTTAAACCAAAAATTCATCCAAGAATTTGAAGATCAGGAGTTCACCCGGCTCGAAAAAATGCTGCTTCTTTCACTGAATGCTTTAGTGCAGAACCACGAAATCACCGAAAAAACCGCTTTCATTCTATCGACGACAAAAGGTAATATTTCCGCGCTGCAAAACCAGAAGCAATTACCGGAAAGCGTTTACCTCTCCAATTTAGCCAAGAAAATTGCTGACTTTTTTGCATTTAAGAGCAAACCCATTATCGTTTCAAATGCCTGTGTTTCGGGAGTTTTGGCAGTTTCTGTGGCAAAGAACCTTATCCGTTCTGGGAAATTTGAGAACGCGTTTGTCGCAGCTGCAGACGAAGTTTCTGAGTTTGTGGTTTCGGGCTTTAATTCGTTTCAGGCAATGAGTGCGAATCCCTGCAAACCTTATGATGAAAGCAGAGACGGAATCACGCTCGGTGAAGCTGCTGCAGCGGTTTTTATCACTTCCGAACTTTCTCAAAACGAAAAATTTAGTTTTGAAATTCTGGGCGATTCTTCCATTAACGACGCGAATCATATTTCGGGACCATCAAGAACTGGAGAAGGACTTTTTCAAAGTATTTCCAATGCGGTGAAGGAGGCAAAAATTCTTCCCGAAGAAATCGACTTTATTTCCGCGCATGGAACCGCAACCATTTACAACGACGAAATGGAAGCATTTGCGTTGAACAGAATTGGGCTTCAGCACGTTCCACTCAACAGTTTAAAAGGATTTTACGGACATTGTCTCGGTGTATCCGGACTTTTGGAAACGGTGATTTCGATGGAAAGTGCTTTGAGAAATACGCTGATAAAATCCGTCAATTTCGAAAAGTTGGGAACTACTCAGGAAATCAATGTCATTAATGAAAACCAATCCGCAGAAATCAAGACCATTCTGAAGACTGCTTCTGGTTTTGGTGGGTGTAATTCTGCAGTGATTTTGAGAAGGTGA